One segment of Candidatus Nitrospira nitrosa DNA contains the following:
- a CDS encoding O-methyltransferase — protein MEKLVLSEIETYAEAHSMPESAICRALREETQRTMEYPQMLVGPLEGAFLKMMTKLVGAKRVLEIGMFTGYSALCFAEALPDDGVVITCEVNEKSAAVARRYFGQVPVGKKISIRTGPALDTMRTLTGPFDVIFIDADKINYLNYYRRSLDLLSPNGVILIDNVLWSGEVLKQPPPDESTAAIQELNRVISTDRHVTAVLVTIRDGILVVRRLG, from the coding sequence ATGGAAAAGTTGGTTCTGTCTGAGATCGAAACCTATGCTGAAGCCCATTCCATGCCGGAGTCCGCTATTTGTCGTGCTTTGCGCGAAGAGACTCAGCGGACCATGGAATATCCCCAGATGCTGGTCGGTCCATTGGAAGGGGCCTTCTTGAAAATGATGACCAAGTTGGTCGGGGCCAAACGGGTGCTGGAAATCGGCATGTTCACCGGTTACAGCGCCCTGTGCTTTGCCGAAGCACTGCCGGACGATGGAGTAGTTATTACCTGTGAAGTTAACGAAAAGTCAGCAGCCGTGGCTCGGCGTTATTTTGGGCAGGTGCCAGTTGGGAAGAAAATCAGCATTCGTACGGGCCCTGCCCTCGACACGATGCGGACGCTCACTGGTCCATTTGATGTCATCTTCATCGATGCTGACAAGATCAACTATCTCAATTACTATCGACGATCGCTCGACCTGCTGAGTCCGAACGGCGTCATTTTGATCGACAACGTACTCTGGAGCGGCGAGGTGTTGAAGCAGCCACCGCCGGATGAGTCCACGGCCGCCATTCAGGAGCTCAACCGTGTCATTTCAACAGATCGGCACGTCACTGCTGTACTTGTGACGATTCGGGACGGGATTTTGGTGGTGAGAAGGCTAGGATAG
- a CDS encoding carboxypeptidase M32 translates to MKTLATLEPLTTRLLEIQRINSAASVLSWDQETYMPAGGGEARAEQIAVLQGIAHQKLVSAEVQSLLSQWVNPATGQAAEQPGDAWDEPSRSLLREVWRDFSRAQKLPSDFVVKLSRECSLAQQVWAEAKQTNKFSMFLPNLRTVLQLKREEAEYLGYKSSPYNALLDVYEPGATIETLQPVFAVLKARLVPLLKKITQSRVQIDDGVLHHSYDHSRQLEFGRLVLTAMGYDFERGRLDLSAHPFTTSFHPTDVRVTTRVHEQELQSCLFSCIHEGGHGLYDQGLDQRYFGTPLGDSVSLGIHESQSRLWENCVGRSRPFWRFFYPILQQTFPDQLHGMDVDHFYAAINRVKPSLIRVEADELTYNLHIMLRFEIEQALVEGKTQPEALPALWNDKMEEYLGIRPPSDTEGVLQDVHWSFGAFGYFPTYTLGNLYSVQFFEQAKLELPQLEVDIAAGQLLPLRRWLEQKIHRWGRMFTPAHLAERITGSSLRPEPFLNYVEQKYEELYQL, encoded by the coding sequence TTGAAAACCCTCGCGACGTTAGAACCCCTCACCACAAGACTCTTGGAGATTCAACGGATCAATAGCGCCGCCTCGGTCCTCTCGTGGGATCAGGAAACCTACATGCCGGCCGGTGGTGGAGAGGCGAGGGCTGAACAGATCGCGGTGCTGCAAGGCATCGCCCATCAAAAATTGGTGTCGGCGGAGGTCCAGTCGCTCTTGTCCCAATGGGTCAACCCTGCGACCGGCCAGGCAGCCGAACAACCAGGCGACGCGTGGGATGAACCCTCCCGCTCTCTGTTGCGGGAAGTGTGGCGGGACTTCAGCCGCGCACAGAAACTCCCATCCGACTTTGTGGTGAAGCTCAGTCGCGAATGTTCCCTCGCACAACAGGTCTGGGCGGAGGCCAAACAGACCAACAAGTTTTCGATGTTCCTGCCGAATCTTCGAACCGTGCTCCAGCTCAAACGTGAAGAAGCGGAGTATCTTGGCTATAAGAGTTCACCCTACAACGCATTGCTCGATGTGTATGAGCCAGGAGCCACCATTGAGACGCTCCAGCCCGTGTTTGCGGTGTTGAAGGCCCGCCTGGTGCCGTTACTGAAAAAGATCACTCAGAGTCGGGTCCAGATTGACGACGGCGTTCTCCACCACTCCTATGATCATAGTCGTCAGCTGGAGTTTGGCCGATTGGTCCTGACAGCCATGGGGTATGACTTCGAACGTGGTCGACTGGACCTCTCGGCCCATCCCTTTACAACCTCGTTTCATCCCACCGACGTACGCGTCACAACTCGCGTGCATGAACAGGAGCTCCAGTCTTGCCTGTTCAGCTGTATCCATGAAGGCGGTCACGGGTTGTATGACCAGGGCCTTGATCAGCGCTATTTCGGCACGCCGCTGGGCGACTCAGTTTCCTTGGGAATCCATGAGAGCCAATCCCGCCTCTGGGAGAATTGCGTCGGGCGGTCTCGGCCGTTCTGGCGTTTTTTTTACCCGATCTTACAACAGACCTTCCCTGACCAATTGCACGGAATGGATGTCGATCACTTCTATGCCGCGATCAATCGCGTTAAGCCCTCCTTGATCCGTGTCGAGGCGGACGAGCTGACCTACAATCTCCACATCATGTTGCGGTTTGAGATTGAACAAGCGCTAGTGGAAGGCAAGACTCAGCCTGAAGCGTTACCCGCGCTCTGGAATGACAAGATGGAGGAATATCTCGGCATCAGACCACCGTCCGATACCGAAGGCGTGTTACAGGATGTTCACTGGTCGTTCGGCGCTTTCGGGTATTTCCCGACCTATACCCTAGGCAACCTATATTCTGTCCAATTCTTTGAACAGGCCAAATTGGAGCTCCCACAGTTGGAGGTTGATATCGCTGCGGGACAACTACTCCCCCTGCGCCGGTGGTTGGAGCAGAAGATTCACCGCTGGGGTCGCATGTTTACCCCAGCCCACCTGGCCGAACGGATCACGGGCTCCTCACTCCGTCCCGAGCCCTTCCTGAATTATGTGGAGCAGAAGTACGAAGAGCTCTACCAACTCTGA